A stretch of DNA from Bacteroidota bacterium:
CGCTGAACTGGGACTTTGTTGAACAATATGCAAAACACCCTTAGCGCTGTTTTCCTGTCAGAATCACAAAATTTAACCGCCACTAAAACGAGGTTTTGCTATGTCAAAAATCACAAGCATCAACCATATAACCCTCATTGTTGACAATCTCGAAGAAACCGCGCGCTTCTATGAGAATGAACTGGGCCTCGAACCCCTCGCCGCGTTTGAATTCGATTATCCGGCTGCCTTCTTCAAAATCAATGAAACGCAGCAGTTGCACCTGTCTGAATGGGAGGACGCAACATCGTTCCGCGCCCATGTTGCCTTAAACACGCCCGAGTTCAACCACATCTTTCGCCGCAGTAAGGAGTTGGGCATTATAGATATCAAGCCGTGGGGACGCGTACGCCGGCTGCCTGA
This window harbors:
- a CDS encoding VOC family protein, whose protein sequence is MSKITSINHITLIVDNLEETARFYENELGLEPLAAFEFDYPAAFFKINETQQLHLSEWEDATSFRAHVALNTPEFNHIFRRSKELGIIDIKPWGRVRRLPDGAMQMFIRDPAGNLVEIVSGTNDDIDPAIFEDELYKDGIYVSGRNDFRGYKSANATLHHGE